A single window of Archangium gephyra DNA harbors:
- a CDS encoding MlaE family ABC transporter permease, giving the protein MSERLARLGSLIVMTGQVAVRAVSPPYAPSALVYQMEALGVRSLPIALLTATFAGLVISLQFGFFLARFGVQYTVGRVVVLTLFRELSPVLIALTVGARVGSGIAAELGSMTVTEQVDAIRALGADPLRKLVVPRVLACLLLTPALTVLADVIGMLAGALVVNVQYGISFHLFFQGALDVVLMGDFLSGVFKGFVFGGIIGVVGCFKGLTVEGGTEGVGRATTQTVAITSVSVCLADFFITKLTLSL; this is encoded by the coding sequence ATGTCGGAGCGGTTGGCGCGGCTGGGCTCGCTCATCGTGATGACGGGCCAGGTGGCGGTGCGCGCGGTGAGCCCGCCGTATGCGCCCTCCGCGCTCGTCTACCAGATGGAGGCGCTGGGCGTGCGCTCGCTGCCCATCGCCCTGCTGACGGCCACCTTCGCGGGCCTCGTCATCTCGCTGCAGTTCGGCTTCTTCCTGGCGCGCTTCGGCGTGCAGTACACGGTGGGCCGGGTGGTGGTGCTCACCCTCTTCCGGGAGCTGTCGCCGGTGCTCATCGCCCTCACGGTGGGGGCGCGCGTGGGCTCGGGCATCGCCGCGGAGCTGGGCTCCATGACGGTCACCGAGCAGGTGGACGCCATCCGCGCGCTGGGGGCGGATCCCTTGCGCAAGCTGGTGGTGCCCCGGGTGCTGGCCTGCCTGCTGCTCACGCCCGCGCTCACCGTGCTGGCGGACGTCATCGGCATGCTGGCCGGCGCGCTCGTGGTCAACGTGCAGTACGGCATCAGCTTCCACCTGTTCTTCCAGGGCGCGCTGGATGTCGTGCTGATGGGGGACTTCCTCTCCGGCGTCTTCAAGGGCTTCGTCTTCGGGGGAATCATCGGCGTGGTGGGCTGCTTCAAGGGGCTCACCGTCGAGGGCGGCACCGAGGGCGTGGGCCGCGCCACCACGCAGACCGTGGCCATCACCTCCGTCTCGGTGTGTCTGGCCGACTTCTTCATCACCAAGCTCACCCTGTCCCTCTGA
- a CDS encoding ABC transporter ATP-binding protein, which yields MLLRRHPPRLQFRPPTRGEELIRFEHLQKSFGPKRVYDDLQLSVYAGETLTVIGGSGTGKSVLLKCLIGLLRPDAGRILFEGQELSGFHEEDFIDVRRHVAMVFQGSALFDSLTVGENIAYPLREHFPRMPAEEIRERVARKLELVNLPGIEDMKPSDLSGGMKKRVGLARAIATDPEVILWDEPTTGLDPVTTENINQMIRSMQKQLGCTSIVVTHDMMSAFTVSDRIAMLANRRIVQVGTPEEMKVSTVPEVRAFLDARRQELGLQEEAR from the coding sequence ATGCTCCTCCGCCGCCATCCACCCCGTCTGCAGTTCCGGCCGCCCACCCGGGGCGAGGAGCTCATCCGCTTCGAGCACCTGCAGAAGTCCTTCGGGCCCAAGCGCGTCTACGATGACCTGCAGCTGTCCGTGTACGCGGGCGAGACGCTCACGGTGATTGGTGGCTCGGGCACGGGCAAGAGCGTGCTGCTCAAGTGCCTCATCGGGCTGCTGCGCCCGGACGCGGGACGCATCCTCTTCGAGGGGCAGGAGCTCTCGGGCTTCCACGAGGAGGACTTCATCGACGTGCGCCGGCACGTGGCGATGGTGTTCCAGGGCTCGGCGCTCTTCGACTCGCTGACGGTGGGGGAGAACATCGCCTACCCGTTGCGCGAGCACTTCCCGCGCATGCCGGCCGAGGAGATTCGCGAGCGGGTGGCCCGGAAGCTGGAGCTGGTGAACCTGCCGGGCATCGAGGACATGAAGCCGTCGGACCTGTCCGGCGGCATGAAGAAGCGCGTGGGCCTGGCGAGGGCCATCGCCACGGACCCGGAGGTCATCCTCTGGGACGAGCCCACCACGGGGTTGGATCCCGTCACCACCGAGAACATCAACCAGATGATTCGTTCCATGCAGAAGCAGCTCGGGTGCACGTCCATCGTGGTGACCCACGACATGATGAGTGCCTTCACGGTGTCCGACCGCATCGCGATGCTGGCCAACCGGCGCATCGTGCAGGTGGGGACGCCGGAGGAGATGAAGGTGTCCACGGTGCCGGAGGTGCGGGCCTTCCTGGACGCGCGGCGGCAGGAGCTCGGGCTCCAGGAGGAAGCGCGATGA